From a region of the Lactuca sativa cultivar Salinas chromosome 4, Lsat_Salinas_v11, whole genome shotgun sequence genome:
- the LOC111903480 gene encoding vesicle-associated protein 2-2 gives MAEEFGEIYPSELTFIFEPKKHMSCMIKLTSNSNRYIAFKVKTTDPKLYRVRPNKGILKPDSTCEIEVTRQACTILPATDTIVKQKLLIQRVFASEDTTHENIDSLFSSKDSHNDINMKKLKVVITDVIPKVVEMKSKSEEQDLTADMAKEIAHMKLHIKGLNILLTKAEETISKLKEQKSDCGCKGKKRRHCWYIKCFDVKLA, from the coding sequence GGGGAGATTTATCCTAGCGAACTTACTTTCATCTTCGAACCAAAGAAGCATATGTCATGCATGATCAAGCTCACTAGCAACTCCAATCGATACATCGCGTTTAAGGTCAAAACAACAGACCCAAAACTGTATCGTGTAAGGCCAAATAAAGGAATATTGAAACCAGATTCAACCTGTGAAATTGAAGTCACAAGGCAAGCTTGTACGATACTGCCTGCAACTGATACGATTGTCAAGCAAAAGTTGTTGATTCAAAGGGTGTTTGCATCTGAAGATACGACCCATGAGAATATCGACTCACTATTCAGTTCTAAGGATAGTCACAATGATATTAATATGAAGAAACTGAAGGTGGTGATTACTGATGTCATCCCGAAGGTGGTGGAGATGAAGTCCAAAAGTGAAGAACAAGATCTAACAGCAGACATGGCTAAGGAGATTGCACACATGAAGTTACATATTAAAGGACTGAATATACTGTTGACAAAGGCCGAGGAGACGATTTCAAAGCTAAAGGAACAAAAGAGCGATTGCGGTTGTAAAGGTAAGAAGAGACGTCATTGTTGGTATATTAAGTGTTTTGACGTGAAATTGGCTTAA
- the LOC111903493 gene encoding uncharacterized protein LOC111903493, with amino-acid sequence MAGFHHHGDPYFPNQGNNRWLEESDEEPEEEPEEDHEEEEEEIEEEPAEPVVGDGEEESGDDINDDSDAESKVINPPYPVSAKRLAKKLYDHGNKKGTKTVEAEVKKEEENKIGENNKRKGKQNTESSKKQQTVSVHATTQATTTPHAPASSTPNASKQYPGNLPKCNKCNFHHHGECREMSCTRYNRKGHIVKYCRTQVQQNHMTNNNNNTNAGASYTCYGCRKTGYIR; translated from the exons ATGGCTGGTTTCCACCACCATGGAGATCCCTACTTTCCCAATCAGGGAAATAACAGATGGCTAGAGGAATCCGACGAGGAACCTGAAGAGGAGCCTGAAGAGGACCatgaggaagaggaagaagaaattgaagAGGAACCTGCGGAACCCGTTGTAGGCGATGGTGAAGAAGAGTCTGGTGACGACATCAATgatgattcggacgcagagtccaaAGTCATCAACCCACCATACCCAGTGAG CGCCAAGAGACTGGCCAAGAAACTGTATGATCATGGCAATAAGAAGGGTACCAAAACAGTGGAAGCGGAGGTTAAGAaggaagaagagaacaagataGGGGAAAACAACAAGCGAAAAGGAAAGCAAAACACGGAATCGTCTAAGAAGCAACAGACGGTGTCTGTCCATGCTACAACACAAGCTAccaccacaccacatgctccagcctcatccaCACCAAATGCTTCCAAACAGTACCCGGGAAATCTCCCCAAGTGTaataaatgcaacttccaccatcacggggAGTGCAGAGAGATGAGTTGCACAAGGTACAACCGGAAGGGCCACATAGTGAAGTATTGTAGGACTCAGGTTCAACAGAACCATAtgacaaacaacaacaacaacaccaatgctggAGCTAGCTATACCTGTTACGGATGTAGGAAAACTGGCTATATCAGGTGA